In Mucilaginibacter celer, one DNA window encodes the following:
- a CDS encoding lipocalin family protein, translating to MKKEIIAGSVALGLAAIAAQALRCQPLETVPYVDLKKYVGAWFEIAAFPQWFESGCTFTSAAYGLAPDGGIIVKNRCIKDNKIKIAEGRAYVADKTSNAKLEVQFQWPFKGKYWIIGLGDDYSYAMVGHPNRKYLWILSRRSTLDEQIYNKLVAQAAEQGFDVRKLVRTMQGV from the coding sequence ATGAAGAAAGAGATCATTGCAGGTTCTGTAGCACTGGGTTTAGCTGCCATTGCCGCTCAGGCATTGCGGTGCCAACCGCTTGAAACCGTTCCCTATGTCGATTTAAAAAAATATGTGGGTGCCTGGTTTGAGATTGCGGCTTTCCCGCAATGGTTCGAATCGGGATGCACCTTTACTTCGGCTGCTTATGGTTTGGCTCCTGATGGCGGCATTATTGTTAAAAACAGGTGCATTAAGGATAATAAGATAAAAATTGCCGAGGGCCGGGCTTATGTGGCCGATAAAACGAGTAATGCCAAACTGGAGGTGCAGTTTCAATGGCCCTTTAAAGGTAAATACTGGATCATCGGACTCGGCGATGATTACAGTTATGCCATGGTTGGTCATCCCAATCGTAAATACCTGTGGATATTGAGTCGGCGCTCGACGCTTGATGAGCAGATCTATAATAAACTGGTAGCGCAGGCGGCTGAGCAGGGCTTTGACGTGAGGAAGCTGGTGAGGACGATGCAGGGTGTCTGA
- a CDS encoding YhcH/YjgK/YiaL family protein: MKHLSACKNIALVALFLLITEIASAQQQEITAKSAKAWVKERVWANGLKLKLNSSTNNVEFAKQYAANKPLWDKAFEFLRDRNLDLMPPGKYPIDGDNVYASVTEGPSKEFDQSAWESHQNYIDLQYVINGKEKIGVAPIESLTVTKPYDAAKDGANYSGEGKYFTATPDEFFLFFPSDGHRPNIKVDGYDKVKKLVIKIRVAK; encoded by the coding sequence ATGAAACATTTATCAGCCTGCAAAAACATAGCCTTAGTTGCGCTTTTTTTGCTCATAACAGAGATAGCATCTGCACAACAACAGGAAATAACCGCCAAAAGTGCAAAAGCATGGGTTAAGGAACGCGTATGGGCCAATGGCTTAAAACTTAAGCTTAACTCATCAACCAATAATGTTGAATTTGCCAAACAATATGCAGCAAACAAGCCCCTTTGGGACAAAGCCTTCGAGTTTTTACGCGATCGTAACCTCGACCTGATGCCCCCCGGCAAATACCCTATAGATGGCGATAATGTTTATGCCTCGGTTACCGAAGGCCCATCCAAAGAGTTTGATCAATCGGCCTGGGAATCGCACCAAAACTACATTGATTTACAATATGTAATTAACGGCAAAGAAAAAATTGGTGTAGCTCCCATCGAAAGCCTCACCGTTACCAAACCCTACGATGCAGCTAAAGATGGTGCCAATTACAGCGGAGAGGGTAAATATTTTACAGCTACGCCCGACGAGTTTTTCCTGTTTTTCCCATCAGATGGTCACCGGCCTAATATTAAGGTTGATGGGTATGATAAGGTGAAGAAATTGGTGATTAAGATAAGGGTGGCGAAATAA
- the kduI gene encoding 5-dehydro-4-deoxy-D-glucuronate isomerase — protein MKTLHSVHPSDFKSYNTTTIRERFLIDKQVKPDELNCTYTHYDRMIVGMANPVSNVLELPNYPNLRAEYFLERREIGIISVAGRGVVKADGQVFETNKLDCLYIGKGTKNVTFESVDAANPAVFYFLSSPAHAVYPKTLLTHADAVKVELGSSATANKRTINKYIHLEGVRSCQLVMGLTILHEGSVWNTMPAHVHDRRMEAYFYFDVPAGQKIFHYMGEGNETRHITMDNYDAVVSPPWSIHSGSGTASYSFIWGMAGENLDYTDMDAIAIADLK, from the coding sequence TTGAAAACATTACACAGCGTCCATCCTTCGGATTTTAAAAGCTACAATACCACCACCATACGCGAAAGATTTTTGATTGATAAACAGGTTAAGCCCGATGAGCTTAATTGCACCTATACCCATTACGACAGGATGATTGTAGGTATGGCCAACCCGGTAAGCAACGTGCTTGAGTTACCAAACTATCCTAACCTACGTGCGGAGTATTTCCTGGAGCGCCGCGAAATAGGGATTATCAGCGTGGCCGGTCGGGGTGTGGTTAAAGCCGATGGACAGGTTTTTGAAACAAACAAACTGGACTGCCTGTACATTGGCAAAGGCACCAAAAACGTAACTTTTGAAAGTGTTGATGCTGCTAACCCGGCCGTATTTTACTTTTTATCGTCGCCCGCCCATGCAGTGTATCCAAAAACTTTATTAACTCATGCCGATGCTGTAAAGGTTGAACTGGGCTCATCGGCTACGGCCAACAAGCGTACCATTAATAAGTATATCCATTTGGAAGGTGTACGAAGCTGCCAGCTGGTGATGGGTTTAACCATTCTGCATGAGGGTAGCGTTTGGAATACCATGCCGGCTCACGTGCACGACAGGCGTATGGAAGCTTATTTTTATTTCGATGTGCCTGCCGGCCAAAAGATATTTCATTACATGGGCGAAGGGAACGAAACCCGCCACATCACCATGGATAATTACGACGCCGTGGTATCGCCGCCATGGAGCATCCATTCGGGCAGCGGCACGGCCAGCTACAGCTTTATATGGGGCATGGCCGGCGAAAACCTCGATTATACCGATATGGACGCCATCGCGATAGCTGATTTAAAATAA
- a CDS encoding SDR family oxidoreductase — protein sequence MDNQFSLAGKVIVVTGGTGILGKAFIDGIVEAGGAVGILGRNAQVAEERANAINEAGGKAIALVADVMNETELIAAKDKLLAVFGRIDGLVNGAGGNMPEGVLQPDEDVFKMNIEGMKKVMDLNLWGTLIPTQVFGEAIAKTGKGSIVNISSMNSKRAITKVLGYNMGKAAVDCYNQWFAVELANRYGDSIRMNALAPGFFLTEQNRNLLTKPEGGYTQRGELVIKQTPFKRFGQADELKGALVWLLSDASAFVTGSMICVDGGFSIFGGV from the coding sequence GTGGATAATCAATTTTCATTGGCCGGTAAAGTAATAGTAGTAACCGGCGGAACAGGGATATTAGGTAAAGCATTTATTGATGGCATAGTTGAAGCCGGAGGCGCTGTAGGCATTTTGGGTCGTAACGCCCAGGTAGCCGAAGAACGTGCTAACGCGATAAATGAGGCAGGTGGTAAAGCCATAGCTTTAGTTGCCGACGTAATGAACGAAACCGAACTGATAGCAGCCAAAGATAAATTGCTGGCTGTTTTTGGCCGGATAGATGGTTTAGTGAACGGCGCAGGGGGCAATATGCCCGAGGGCGTTTTACAACCCGATGAGGATGTTTTTAAAATGAACATCGAAGGGATGAAAAAAGTGATGGACCTGAACCTTTGGGGCACACTGATCCCCACACAGGTTTTTGGTGAAGCCATTGCTAAAACGGGTAAGGGAAGTATAGTCAATATCTCGTCCATGAACTCTAAGCGTGCCATTACCAAAGTATTAGGCTATAACATGGGCAAAGCGGCTGTTGACTGCTATAACCAATGGTTTGCGGTTGAACTGGCCAACCGCTATGGCGACAGCATCCGCATGAACGCCCTTGCACCCGGCTTTTTCCTTACCGAGCAAAACCGTAACCTGCTTACCAAACCTGAAGGAGGTTACACCCAACGCGGCGAATTGGTGATCAAACAGACGCCATTTAAACGCTTTGGCCAGGCCGATGAACTGAAAGGCGCATTGGTATGGCTGTTAAGCGACGCCTCGGCATTTGTAACCGGATCGATGATTTGCGTGGATGGCGGGTTTTCGATTTTTGGAGGAGTGTAA
- a CDS encoding DUF4350 domain-containing protein, protein MKLKSSLTCLFIFAGFAANAQTVTLDYYFNHEVHKSANGQPERFHYLWDETDNNGFKIFGEAFTSKGAKLDTLGVAPTLNNLKGSSVYIIVDPDTKKESPRPNYIQEDDIENISAWVKKGGVLLMMANDSVNVELPHFNNLAAKFGMHFNNDLQNHVVDDAHFEDGAIYVKNNPVLKTAGKVFMKDACSIRLSGAAIPVLKNKEGAVIIASTKYGKGTVIAVGDPWLYNEYVNGRLPAGYENDKAANDIAGWLLKQAKK, encoded by the coding sequence ATGAAACTCAAATCATCATTAACCTGTCTATTCATCTTCGCCGGCTTTGCCGCAAATGCACAAACCGTAACGCTTGATTATTATTTCAACCACGAAGTACATAAAAGTGCCAACGGCCAGCCCGAGCGTTTTCATTACCTGTGGGATGAAACGGATAACAACGGTTTTAAGATTTTTGGTGAGGCATTTACAAGTAAAGGTGCTAAACTGGATACCCTTGGTGTAGCGCCTACATTAAATAACCTGAAAGGATCATCGGTATATATTATTGTTGATCCGGATACCAAAAAGGAAAGCCCGAGGCCTAACTATATCCAGGAGGATGATATTGAAAATATATCGGCCTGGGTAAAAAAAGGCGGTGTGTTATTGATGATGGCTAACGATAGTGTTAATGTTGAGCTGCCGCATTTTAACAATCTTGCTGCTAAGTTTGGGATGCATTTTAATAATGATCTGCAAAATCATGTTGTGGATGACGCTCATTTTGAAGATGGGGCCATCTACGTAAAAAACAATCCTGTATTAAAAACAGCGGGTAAAGTTTTTATGAAAGATGCCTGTTCGATACGGTTAAGCGGTGCCGCCATTCCTGTGCTTAAAAATAAGGAGGGCGCTGTAATAATTGCTTCAACCAAATATGGAAAAGGTACCGTTATTGCTGTTGGCGACCCATGGCTGTATAACGAATATGTAAACGGCCGTTTGCCGGCGGGATATGAAAATGATAAGGCGGCAAATGATATTGCCGGGTGGCTTTTGAAGCAGGCGAAAAAGTAA